The Paenibacillus sp. FSL R7-0345 DNA segment ATTAATTGCACGCAAATAAATATATTTAATCATTCATTACCACTATACCTCATTTTTGAACAAAAAAAGAATCATTCTGCGGATGGAATCATCCCCAAAATGATTCTTAGCTGCTGCCTTGCGGTTACAAACCCGGTATGACTGTATGCGTATCCTTTAGAATCTGCTCCACTTCATGTTTTACATCGGGATTTGTACGGATAAAATCCTTCAGCATGTTCAGGTTGGATTCCTTGGACTGTAGCGCCGTGTCGTCTTTAAGCGCGGACTGTCCTGCTGTCTTATGCTCCGGTTTGTCTGCTTGGTCATGTGATCCGTCCGCTGCCGTGCTGCCAAACCCGGTCATCGCCATGCCCACAATTTTGTCCCGCGCCTTTTCCCCGGCCCCCTGGAACTGGCCGCCCGGCTGCATGAGCGAGGACATCATGGCACTGCGCTTTTTGGACATAATCATACTGGCGGCTGCACCAAGCACTACTCCGCACAGAAATGACGAAGTATTCATATCTCTAACCTCCTTGTATGGTAAAATCATGCTTAGTGTTCGCGGAAAGATTACGGCTCATACAGCCAAACAACAAGAAAGCGAGATGAAAAAAGTGGGTAAAGCAATTTCAGCACTGCTGCTGGCAGCTCTGCTGCTGTCAGCCTGCAGCAGCGGCAACAACAACGGAGACCTTGCACAGGGCAGCACTGCAGCTCCGGCAGCAACAACAGAGGCGTCAGCCCTGCCGGCATCCGATGCCGCAAGCACCACGGCGCCCGCCGCAACCCCAAGTCCGGCAACGGCGGAGGGAGCGGAAGCAACCGGCACACCGGCGGCTCAGTCAACCAGTACAGCCATTCCTCCAAGCAGTGAAGCGGCGGCTGCCGAAATTCCGCTGCTGTACCATATGAACAAAAATTACGATATTGTCCCCAATGTGGAAGGCACGAACAAAAAGGTTGTCCTGCTGACATTTGATGACGGCCCCAAAGAAGCGGAAATGATCAACGCGTTGATGGATACGCTGGACAAGCACCAGGCTAAAGCCATCTTTTTTGTTAACGGTTACCGGGTGAAGGAGCATCCCGAGCTGCTGGAGCTGCTGCATGAACGCGGCGGCATTATCGGCAATCACAGCTGGGACCATATTGTGCTCAAAGATAAGAGTTTAGGAGAAGTGCAAAAACAAATCGGGGATGTCCAGACCATCGTCAAGGATATTACCGGAGAAGCTCCTGTATTCTTCCGTCCGCCGCATGGTGCAGGCGGAGATGTCGGCAAGCAGGTAGCCGCCGAGAACGGCATGCTCTACATGACCTGGTCTGTCGGCTCACTGGACTGGGAGATGAAGGAAAAGGACACAGCAAAAACAGAAACATTAATCAAGAATGTGACCGATCAGCTCCACTCCGGGAGCAACATCCTGATGCATGAGTTGCCCTGGACAGTCGAGGCACTCGACACGCTGCTGACCACGCTTGAAGGCAAAGGCTACAGCTTTGTCGATCCGCGCAGCATCGAACTGAAGATGCGCTGAGCACAAAATACTCATATGTTTCCATAAAAAGGGACCCCTGGCACTATTGCCAGGGGCCCCTTTTTTACGTTTACATTAATATCATACATATAGCTTTATCCAGATAATGCAGGTGCGGGCTTTTTTAGGCGCCGCCTCTGCCGCTGTCTTCGCCCCGGCGCAGGGTAAGCACATGAATTTCTGCCGGACTCCGCCACCGCAGCGGAAGATGTGCGGTGCCAAAGCCCCGGCTGATCAGCAGCCTGGCCTCTTCTCCGCTGCCGTCTTTCCTTGGGATGCTGAACTTGCCGGCATTGTATCTGCGGTAGAACGG contains these protein-coding regions:
- a CDS encoding polysaccharide deacetylase family protein, whose translation is MGKAISALLLAALLLSACSSGNNNGDLAQGSTAAPAATTEASALPASDAASTTAPAATPSPATAEGAEATGTPAAQSTSTAIPPSSEAAAAEIPLLYHMNKNYDIVPNVEGTNKKVVLLTFDDGPKEAEMINALMDTLDKHQAKAIFFVNGYRVKEHPELLELLHERGGIIGNHSWDHIVLKDKSLGEVQKQIGDVQTIVKDITGEAPVFFRPPHGAGGDVGKQVAAENGMLYMTWSVGSLDWEMKEKDTAKTETLIKNVTDQLHSGSNILMHELPWTVEALDTLLTTLEGKGYSFVDPRSIELKMR